ATAGCCTAAACATTCCATATCACTGCGCCTTGAGTGGGCGCCCATGTGAGCATCGCGGGAAGTAAATTCAAGAGTACCATCGTGGGCTCTACGTTGATCCATAACGAATGGACGATGAACACCATTGTCAATGAACTTTGAGGCTAAGCCGTAATCAATGAGGAAAATGCGTTCTTCGTCAATTTCAATCCATTCTGGTTCTTGCTGGGACGTGGCCTGATGCTTTTCTGTTTTGACTTTATGTTTATTGCTGTCATCATCATTAGCAGCATCGGTCGCAGCGCTGCAATGCATTTCGGCCACACGTTTATTATTGAGTCCTAAAAGCTTTTCCTGGCGCCTGGTCAAACGTCTTGAAGCCAAATTTGTGGTATATGTTTTCTTGGCCGTTGACTTAATGCTGCGTCGTATGGGTAGAGGCACAAATTCTTCGGACTCATCGTCCGAGGAGTTGGAATGCATATCACTAGATGAATTACTATTACCACCATGTCCATGGCTTTTCACTGAGACACCGTCTTCGTTAAAGAATTCCGAGTAACTGATACGTTTGGTAGGACGCAAATAATGAGATTTAACCATTTCATCGTATATGGAATTGGGTTTTTCACGACGACACGATCTCACCGGATTTGAGCCACTGTATTGTACAATATTGCGGGAAGAtgtcttttttgtatttactcGCTTATTTTTGTTGACGGGTGTCTCATAAGTATCCCTACTGTTGCTGTTCATGCTGTTTGTGGTAGCGCCATCATCGAAATCTTCATCCTCATCATCATTATCTTCTGCTGAAGATTCATCCTCTtcctcgtcatcatcatcatcttcttcgTAATCACGATCAATATCCTTGCTATTGTAAACTTTACGCTTGACCACAaaatcttcatcatcatcattggcTTCCTGTTCCGAGCTATTGCCACTATCTGTGGTCTGTTGTTTCTCCTCATAATGATCATCGTATTTTGAAGACTTTAAgcgttgttgctgctgctgtttgcCGCTAGCGGCATTAACTTCACTACCCTCATTGGAATAGTTGCTTAAagacgttgttgttgttgttgttttctgtttttgttgcaaatatttaCACTTTGATATCATAAGATTTTGGGCCTTAACATCATTGTGACAATAGCCTTTATCGTGTAAGTTCTCTAAAACATTTATGATGTGTATGGCCAGGGTTAATACGGATTTCTGGTGAACACGACATTTCTTTATTAGCGAATGCAGATCACGATCAAATCGTGGTAAAACCAAAAAGCGATATCGTGCATTGCCAAAATAATGCGAACCGGAAGCTATATAATCTGGTATACCCGAAGGTTCTCCCTTAGGTAAATTATTACAAGCAGCTGCAGTTTCTTCATGCTTTTCACTTGTagtattttcttcatttttaataGTGCCTATGAATCAAatggtttttaattaaagataatattcaacatatattatttataacatgtttgttgtttttttgtttttaacttacaATTCTTTTTGGCAGTGTTCATAAGACAATGTATTTCGACAAACAGAGGCCCATTCGAATGTGGCTCAATTTTAACAACGAACTTGGCATTTTCGTTTGTAACCGGAATGCTGATGTTATCAGatgctaaaaatatttcaccaaaATTACCTTTGCCTGGAACAATTCAAagaataaattaatgaaatgtatacaacaataaatttaaatattgattaattgcataaaaatacaaaataataatacacaCGCGAAATAAGAAATAACAATTAAGAAAGTTTagttagtccagactataagaTACCCTACAATTTTTGACATTATATCTCGATCAGCAAGATTTATTAGTTTACGTagttcatctatctatctatctatctatctatctatctatctatctatctatctatttatctatctatctatctatctatctatctatctatctatctatctatctatctatctatctatctatctatctatctatctatctatctatctatctatctatctatctatctttctatctatctatctatctatctatctatctatctatctatctagctatctataaAAACATCTCAATCATCCACAATAAACTTACCAATTGGCCGTCCTAAACGCCATGGTTTCTGTGCCAAATCATACAAAACCGTACCATTCACCACCGATGGTCTCAGCGTATAGACAGGTTTGGGTGATTCAGTTACTGTTGAATTATTATCATTTTGCATAAGGCTTACATTTAAGGAGTTATTTAAGAGTATGGAGGAATTATTTGCTTGTTTACTAGATGTATTACGTGGTGTTGTTGCCAAACCCACTGGTGGACCATCATTCGATGAGGAATCTTCGTCATCATTTTCATGCCAATAACTATTATTAGTGTGGGAAGCAGCAGTATTCATGcgtaaatttttactatttgttaGATTGGAATTACATTTACGTTTTCGTATATTACGTTGACCAGTTGTGACCGGTGTAACATGTtgttgatggtgatgatgatgattgttGTTATCATGACTTTCAATAACCCGCTTACCCATTTTGCCGCCGGTGCGTtagggttttttattttttgggggTTATGGCAAATTTTCACTTATTTCTTAATTGGCTGCCAATGTTATGGGCCGATAAGTGTTGTATGGTGGTGATTGGTTTAAGTTAAAACATTAGAATatcttgtttattattttgtggCTGCTGCACTGAGTAATTTcatcagattattaaaatattttatttcttttgttgtgtTTAATGTTTTCCAAGCAATCAGTctctttaaaattatgtttttttttaatttttgtttataaaaaacaggAACgtagttattgtttattttttttaacaattaataataaatgactgtaatttttttcatttttattaattttttttatttgttctgtTTTGCCTCCCTTCTCCTGTTGTCAAACTCTTGCGTACAAAGTTGCCTTTTTAGTAgtattttctgatttgttttgtttttttttttttgttttcagtaCTTATGTAGgtatgttgtagttgtttttttatttttatctggGTATTTGTTTCCTCAGAGTTTCTCTGgcttgttgttagtttttttaaggTTTGTTTTGGCTGCTTGCATTCAAAATATACATaacgttgtttttttgtttatagttatTGAAGTTGTTGTTGgggttttatatgtttttgtaaaaattgacTGTTGAgggtattttttgttgttgttttttcattatcccatgtttagttgttgtttaaggttaaaaagtgtaaaataaatgaaaatacatgaaaagaaaatgtataaaacagaaATTAGTTAAAcggtttatatttaaaattttgttttaatacttttctttaacacacacacatggttgtatttgttatttaagcAGGAATTActtaagatttaaattaaattaatttagtagtatcaaaataattatcattaaataaaattaaataaatttacaggaaattaaaaagtaacaaatatttcaagttCAAGGTTATAAAAAGTAGGTCAATggttttatcatttaaaatttgttatagtaaagtaaaattaataacataaatttagaaaaaagattttaaaattcattttagaaattagttttcttggctctttttaaaaggaaaaaaatactcCCTTAAATGACACCCCATAAGAAAcgataacttttttagtttaattccatttgtttcattttcattCTACAACACATTTGAAAATAAGTCGagcaaatgttttataaaaattaacaaaatttaagaaaaaacttgtcACACATTTAACTTTctaaaattgattaaacaaattatatttccacattttatttcttataaaaatgtcTTTACATAGATAATTATTTTGGGgtaatttttaacaaagaaaaactcacaaaaatgtacaataaaataatcgtttttttataccaaaaaattgTTCTCAAAcacatataattatttaaacaaaaaaaaagtaaggTATTAACACAGACAGctcaaaaacatattaaaataaaaaaaaaacacaaaaagggGGAGCGAGGAATAATAGTCGCAAAACATTGCCGACAATACCGCTTTTATAAatgatgaaaagaaaaaacataaaatgtgaaaaatcaaacaaaagggaacaacaaaaacacacatgaAGAAACTGAActaacaagaaataaaaaaaaataataactgctCTGCCACGACAAGCAAGTATGCCTCGGCAGCGACATCAGACCCGACACACATAATTACACaccgaaaaaaatataagaacgAATATTTCTttagcaaaatttaataatattttcacaaatttcttgtttttttttttcataaaattttgttaaaaattaaaataccccgtttaatttaataattaaactatGCTGCTgctaaaaaacacacacacacacatatattcagttattaatatatattttattttaaattatcttttctttataattttctgtTTCATTTCCAACATGAACATTTTTCctatctatatttttttttcttctttccttcttttttttcaatgaaaaaattttagccacatttcacttttaattaaaacgctttaaaatgttattaattttataaaatttaatttcaataatattcacatatctttatttatataattcacatgtttttataaatatttttcttaattttaccactaaaaacttacaaaaactaGAGCCTCTTAATGGggctttatttttttcttctatcacACACGACTTttcatacacacaaacacacgcaCACGAAAAAAACTTCAACTGACAATTGAAACAAAGCGAAAAGAAACGAACGAACTGATGGaaatttctatttcagtttgtTTGACAATGTTGCCACCTCTCTGATAAGCATACCttaattttggtttaaatttataagtaaaaatatttgttaaaattatttttaatattatttttgtgtttaatgcaacgctattttaattataacagaaaaatatatattttacaaaatatttactttttattgtttCTGTACAAGCAAaacctttaaaacaaaatggaatgaataaatacatatgttatGTTATTGTGAATGTTTTCTTATTATGAATCTGTGTTTAGTAAGCAATTTCAATTAACACTTTGTGGactgttaattaaaatattaaagcgCGAAACGTTTCAAAATTTCAAGTTATGcgctttattttaaattaatcattttaaatttacattaaaaatagtttagagaaatctaaactatatgaattttatatggaatactttaaatttattgtatatCTTTAGAGAAATCTCCAATTGAAAAAATGTACCAAATTTGTGATAActcgaaaaattttattgaaaattttcttaatgaaaagctaattttaacgaatttttttataaaaaactatttttattggaaattttctataaaaagatcatTTTATAGGAGATTTCctataaaagaataattttgCCGAAAAGTTACTTTGAAGAGATAATTTTATCgataatttcctataaaaagaacattttattgaaaattttctataaaaagataaatttattgaaaaaaacctTTACCATTTTAATTCTTAGGTTGATATAGACGCTGAACTCTTAAAAGTTCACCAACAAAAAGCTGTTCCCTTAATATCGGACTATTTAAAGAAACGTGAAAACCCATTGCGAATTGAAGTACTACAGGGTAGTGTTACGGATTCGGTGGAACAACTATATGATGTAGATGCAGTTATAGCGCTTGAACTGTAAGTaaatttatgcatatttttaaatttaaaatacattccTTAAAACCGCCTCAAACCCATAAAGCATTGAACATTTACATCCAGAAGTTTTGGATAAAGTTCCCGAaaatatatttggttttataCAACCAAAGTTGGCAATATTCTCTACACCAAATTCCGAATATAATGTACTGTTTGGGCCAATGTTGGAGAATGGTTTTAGACATTATGATCATAAATTTGAATGGACACGTCAGGAGTTTCAGTCGTGGGCTCATGAAATATGTAagatatatacaaattataGTGTATCATTTATGGGTGTGGGTAAACCACCGCCTGAGGTGAAAAAACTTGGTCACGCCACACAAATAGCAATTTTTGCACGCAATGATATGTTAAATAAACCCCTGAATTATGATATCGTACAAAAACCAGCAACAGTCGAAACTAAGTACAAAGTTATTTACTCTGTCGATTTTCCTTATAATAAAGATGAACGCCCAAAAGAACAGAAAATcctagacgaagcctatttcTATGTAAATCAATCCAAAAATgtgccaaaatattttaatcgtgAACGTTGCATTTATCAAGTACCCTGGAAGAATCTTATGGACTATACACAAAGTGTTGGTGGTACTGAAACTGAATTGCTAGAAATATTAGAgcgtaacaaatttaaaatcgaaggtgattttattatattaccCGAATATGATGATGAGGAAGAGAATGCTTCGGATGATCTCGATTACGATGGTGAATATAATTTGGAAGCTCAACCCTATAAGTGTAGTCTTAATGAAGAAGAGGAGGACGAATTATCTGCTAATTTAGCAAGTGGTTGCAATTTAATTGCGGGTAAGGTTAACTATGATTCAGAAGAAGATTGggattgaaattttataaatgaaaaagtgaatgaataaaattatttttttttgttttgtttttgcaaatgattatttaaaagagtgattttttattattaacattttattaaggaTGTGTGTGAATTgcttatgtttagttttttttaatacatttctaaaatgtatttaattcatttatcgtttaaaattttatataaatgaagaATAAATGCTTGTTTATCTTAATAAAATCtgaaacaataaaattgtttggaTTAATATAAGTTTGAGACTGTGAGGAAACATTAGGAGAAAACATCTCTttatagatagatggatagatagatagatagatagatagatagatagatagatagatagatagatagatagatagatagatagatagatagatagagagatagacagacagacagacagatagatagacagacagacagatagacagacagacagacagacagacagacagacagacagacagacagatagatagatagatagatagatagatagatagatagatagatagatagatagatagatagatagatagatagatagatagatagaaagatagatagatagatagatagatagatagatagatagatagatagatagatagatagatagatagatagacagatagatagatagatagatagatagatagatagatagatagatagatagatagatagatagatagatagatagatagatagatagatagatagatagatagatagatagatagatagatagatagatagacagacagatagacagacagacagacagatagatagatagatacatagatagatagatagatagatagatagatagatagatagatagatagatagatagatagatagatagttagatagatagatagatagatagatagacagacagacagacagacagacagacagacagacagacagacagacagaaagaatAAATGCTTGTTTATCTTTATAAAATCtgaaacaataaaattgtttggaTTAATATAAGTTTGAGACTGTGAGGAAACATTAGGAGAAAACATCTCTttatagatagatggatatatagatagatagatagatagatagatagatagatagatagatagatagagagatagagatagatagatagatagatagatagatagatagatagatagatagatagacagacagacagacagacagatagacagacagacagacagacagacagatagatagatagatagatagatagatagatagatagatagatagatatagatagatagatagatagaaagatagatagatagatagatagatagatagatagatagatagatagatagacagatagatagatagatagatagatagatagatagatagatagatagatagatagatagatagatagatagatagatagatagatagatagatagatagatagatagatagatagatagatagatagatagatagatagatagatagacagacagatagacagacagacagacagacagatagacagacagacagacagatagatagatacatagatagatagatagatagttagatagatagatagacagacagacagacagacagacagacagacagacagacagacagatagatagatagatagatagatagatagatagatagatagatagatagatagatagatagatagatagatagatagaaagatagatagatagatagatagatagatagatagatagatagatagatagatagatagatagatagatagatagatagatagatagatagatagatagatagatagatagatagatagatagatagatagatagatagatagatagatagatagatagatagatagatagatagatagatagatagatagacagacagatagacagacagacagacagatagatagatagatacatagatagatagatagatagatagatagatagatagttagatagatagatagatagacagacagacagacagacagaaagaatAAATGCTTGTTTATCTTTATAAAATCtgaaacaataaaattgtttggaTTAATATAAGTTTGAGACTGTGAGGAAACATTAGGAGAAAACATCTCTttatagatagatggatatatagatagatagatagatagatagatagatagatagatagatagagatagatagatagatagatagatagatagacagacagacagacagacagacagatagacagacagacagacagacagacagacagacagacagacagacagatagatagatagatagatagatagatagatagatagatagatagatagatagatagatagatagaaagatagatagatagatagatagatagatagatagatagatagatagatagatagatagatagatagacagatagatagatagatagatagatagatagatagatagatagatagatagatagatagatagatagacagacagatagacagacagacagacagacagatagacagacagacagacagatagatagatacatagatagatagatagatagttagatagatagatagatagacagacagacagacagacagacagacagacagatagatagatagatagatagatagatagatagatagatagatagatagatagatagataggtagatagatagatagatagatagatagatagataggtagatagatagatagatagatagatagacagacagatagatagatagagatatagatagacagattgatagatagatagatagatagatagatagaaaataatatagataattatatagatagatgtatatagatatatagatagatagatagatagatatatatatatatatatatatatatatatatatatatatatatatatatatatatatatatatatatatatatatatatatatatatatatatatatatatatatatatatattatatatatataatatatatatattatatatatatatatataatatatatatatatatatatatatatatatatagatagatagatagatagatagatatatagatagatagattagatagatagataatactTCATAAAAACAGGGTTCAAAAttacgaaaattaaaaatttatagaaaaagaacatttttgctACAATAAGTTGATCATCGTCTTTAGGTTTGAGTTACAAATTCCAAGAAATGTTTGAACATGCAGCaataaataaacctttttttttgGCACCCAAAGACAAGGGttgaaagtttaatttttattgtttctatCACATGATAAATAGACTCAACACTTAAAATTTATGATGATGGATTAAAGagaatgtgcaaaaaaaaatttgttaaattatcgCAAAAACTCACTGAAGGGGGAAGAAAAACTGAAAAGCGAGTACACTATGTTGTAacaacaatgaaataaaaatgaaatcatGTTTCTGTATATTGTTTTGAATTTGTCAATGAATTTATGGGGTCTAAGGGAGGAAGTCgtattaagtattattttttttgcaaatgtctTTGCATGTGTGTGCATTCATACTTCCGGCAATATAAACAAGTTATAAAAAGTCATAATATGGGGTGTTCCATTGAGTAGATGGTAGTTTGgtctattttaaagtattatataGAAATGTCACACTTTTTTCAATGCTATAGTTGTTATTTGGGATAATATtgctatagattttttttgcaattccaaatttttaaaaaagtgaaaaatcgGGAACcgattaagaatttaaaaaaaaattccatttaagaaattaaaacaacttttcaaaTTAGCAATATTTCCTTGAAACACCCCTTTAGAAATTTTGGCagatttgtgtaaaatttttaaccatCATGTGGGTGAAACTTGGCGCATGCGTTTCGCATTTGCTCACAAGTGGTTTtctatttcaaagaaaataataataacaaatgacAAAAGGATACTACTACGACCAACGAGGGGAGTCAAGAAGCACTTTAGTTTCTAAGAAGTCATTAATGAGTTGCAAACCCAGAAGTAAATACAAGTTTTATAAACActgtagaaaaaaaagaagttataaaaaaaacacataaaaaagaaaacaaattaaaacaaaataaaataaatttacataaaataaaaacaatatagaaatttgatattaaactttttaaataaaatggctGATGATGGCGGCAATCCGGAAAAAGAAGCCGATAAGAAAATTATTCATGTTTATCCCTTAGTTAAGGTAAAAACGGTTTTAATGCTTAAGaattcaaatttaaagttttttttttaaattcttttttaaaaaagcattcAGATATGAATGAGGAAA
The window above is part of the Lucilia cuprina isolate Lc7/37 chromosome 6, ASM2204524v1, whole genome shotgun sequence genome. Proteins encoded here:
- the LOC111684917 gene encoding glutamic acid-rich protein; this encodes MGKRVIESHDNNNHHHHHQQHVTPVTTGQRNIRKRKCNSNLTNSKNLRMNTAASHTNNSYWHENDDEDSSSNDGPPVGLATTPRNTSSKQANNSSILLNNSLNVSLMQNDNNSTVTESPKPVYTLRPSVVNGTVLYDLAQKPWRLGRPIGKGNFGEIFLASDNISIPVTNENAKFVVKIEPHSNGPLFVEIHCLMNTAKKNCTIKNEENTTSEKHEETAAACNNLPKGEPSGIPDYIASGSHYFGNARYRFLVLPRFDRDLHSLIKKCRVHQKSVLTLAIHIINVLENLHDKGYCHNDVKAQNLMISKCKYLQQKQKTTTTTTSLSNYSNEGSEVNAASGKQQQQQRLKSSKYDDHYEEKQQTTDSGNSSEQEANDDDEDFVVKRKVYNSKDIDRDYEEDDDDDEEEDESSAEDNDDEDEDFDDGATTNSMNSNSRDTYETPVNKNKRVNTKKTSSRNIVQYSGSNPVRSCRREKPNSIYDEMVKSHYLRPTKRISYSEFFNEDGVSVKSHGHGGNSNSSSDMHSNSSDDESEEFVPLPIRRSIKSTAKKTYTTNLASRRLTRRQEKLLGLNNKRVAEMHCSAATDAANDDDSNKHKVKTEKHQATSQQEPEWIEIDEERIFLIDYGLASKFIDNGVHRPFVMDQRRAHDGTLEFTSRDAHMGAHSRRSDMECLGYNLLFWSQGYLPWKEAATNQQQEKVHRAKEFLMTDVRELLRQIYGKQVPNYLGEYLHLVGQLAYHERPDYERYRRLFEREYQQLGYSLSEMHLQMHEIQRTCVRVKEEIENKNDFFETNKNNGACNMVLNIMQNLSVGGTPFHERTLSNRVSPKNLRSKSDKKDTKKKKFSWAEILSQDPDQIARERAEKEFDREEELSEVQQPLVRRYQGKPTAHIIAVLAILGRSVKEYEEETNKLEKEYKEKQHKQENKMEVDECDNVKAFKEAEEEMEEDNHNDDDDQRDEEDCQEQQAVEEDDAETDATETSEHFTRRKTTASSTTQKQRTITKRNTKTSSSKTTASRRLILKTPQVTTTPSNTDTNGNTLSATPVCARTRGKRAATTVKKYKSPSLTANKTKAKTTKKRGSAIKSMGRKTSSSTTSGTSAASAAGEIDQHQQDMSNTTNNNNNNNKRERRTRRCLMKTDLATSESLQEDDSNSNFSPDVWKINTEAMYTRNCRK
- the LOC111685052 gene encoding small RNA 2'-O-methyltransferase, which translates into the protein MFSYNLPNGGLKTKTYKTPDGQIKFDPPVYEQRYTTAVRIIEDPRWKQPLKKIVDFGCAELRLLTLLRRIPHVEHILEVDIDAELLKVHQQKAVPLISDYLKKRENPLRIEVLQGSVTDSVEQLYDVDAVIALELIEHLHPEVLDKVPENIFGFIQPKLAIFSTPNSEYNVLFGPMLENGFRHYDHKFEWTRQEFQSWAHEICKIYTNYSVSFMGVGKPPPEVKKLGHATQIAIFARNDMLNKPLNYDIVQKPATVETKYKVIYSVDFPYNKDERPKEQKILDEAYFYVNQSKNVPKYFNRERCIYQVPWKNLMDYTQSVGGTETELLEILERNKFKIEGDFIILPEYDDEEENASDDLDYDGEYNLEAQPYKCSLNEEEEDELSANLASGCNLIAGKVNYDSEEDWD